GCAGAAATATACCTATGGCACCCGCGGCACACCGACAACGGACGCGCTCTGCGATGCGATCGACGTGCTGGAAGGGGCGGCTGGAACGATTATACTGCCCTCCGGCCTCGCTGCGATTACCGTCCCTTTCCTGGCTTTTCTGTCGCCGGGCGATCATGCGCTGATCGTTGATTCGGTTTATGATCCGGCCCGACATTTCTGCGATACGATGTTGACGCGGATGGGTGTGGAGGTCGAATATTACGACCCCGCCATCGGTGCGGGACTAGCATCGCTGATGCGTGCCAATACAAAGCTGGTTCACGCCGAGGCTCCCGGCAGTAACACATTCGAAATGCAGGATATTCGCCTTCTGGCTGACATTGCTCATAGCCATGGTGCCGTGGTCAGCATGGACAATACCTGGGCAACGCCGCTCTATTTCCGTCCGCTGGATTTCGGTGTCGATATCTCCATGCAAGCGGCGACCAAATATCCGGCGGGCCATTCCGACATCCTGATGGGGACGGTTTCGGCCAATGCGGCCTGCTGGCCGCGGCTCAAGGCTGCCAATGGTGCCATGGGCCTCTGCGGTTCGGCAGAGGATAGCTATATGGTTCTGCGTGGTCTTAGAACCATGGCGGTCAGGCTTGCTCATCACGATCGCAGTGCTCGTGCCGTGGCCGAATGGCTGGAGACGAGGGATGACGTTGCGCGGGTCTTGCATCCGGCCCTGCCCAGTTTTCCCGGTCATGACATCTGGAAACGCGATTTTAAAGGCGCTTCGGGGATATTTTCCTTTGTGCTGGCGGAAAGCGATCCGGCGCAGTTCAAGCGAAAGGCGCATGCCTTTCTCGATGCCTTGCAGATTTTCGGCCTTGGATGGTCCTGGGGTGGTTACGAAAGCCTGGCGGTACTGGCCAATGTCGGCGACCGTGTTGTCACAAAACCGCCAACCGACGGGCCTTTGATTCGTCTTCAGATCGGACTTGAAGATGTTGCCGACCTTCAAGCGGATCTGGAGAGAGGATTCGCAGCGGCAGCTACTGCCTGATCCGAAATCGATTCCGGGTCAAAGTTATCGGAACGTCTCTGGCCTACCGGACCTGGAAAAAGGCCGGTAGCCGTAGAGCCAGTCGAGATCGCGGGCGAAGCTATCGGAAGACCGCAAGGACAAGAGGACGTCGCGCCCGATTTGCAGCGGCCCCTTGGCGTGATAGGCGAATTTGTTGATTGCCCCGCGTTTGCGCACGGCGCTGACCCGTTTTTGCCGACTTGCCTCATAAGCTGCGAGCGCCTGGGGGATGGACCGGCTGGAGACGAGATCGGCCAGTTCGAAAGCGTCTTCAATGGCCATGGCGGCACCCTGGGCCGAGAAGGGGAGCATGGCGTGGGCCGCATCACCGATCAGCACCAGATCTTTGTCGTTGTGCCAACGGCCATTTCCAGCCTGAAACAGTGGCCAGAAGGTCATGTTACCCTTGGCATTCGCCAGCATGGTGCAGATCTCGCTATTCCACCCTTTGAAGGCCCGCTCCAGCAGCAGTGCTTGGGATTCTTGCGTTTGTGCCGCCCATCCTTCGCCGGGATCGACGCCCGCGCCGATGGCCACGATGTTGATACTGTCGGTATCGCGCAAGGGGTAGGTGACCATATGGGCATTCGGTCCCAGAAAAGCCGTTACGGACTGGCGGTCGAGAAAGGCAGGCGCTTCAGCCTGAGGCAGAGCGACGCGCCAGGCAATGCTGCCGCTGAAGGACACATCGGGGCCTCCGGCGACGAAATTGCGTAGCCGCGACCAGACACCATCGGCAGCGATCAGCAGGTCGGGACGTTCGCCGGTCTGCGGATCGCGCAGGATTTGGGCATCGGGGCTTTCAACCCTCTGGTCCAATGTCAGGGAGCAAAGCGGATTTTGCGCCACGGCCTCAAGAAGAGCCTGTTGCAGCGTTGCGCGATGCAACACGCCGTAAGGCGCCTGCCAACGGGATTTCGCGTGGGCGCCAACTGGTACGTTGCACAGGCGTTTCAAGCTGATGCCGGAGGCAAGCGCGACCACATCCGGCTCATGCCAGCGCGTGCGCAGGTTTTCGAGAACACCGAGTTCGTCGAGAATCCAGGTGACGTTTGGCGTCAGTTGCAGGCCGGCGCCGACCTCAAGCAATTGCGGGCTTTTCTCAAAAATCCGGCTCGCAATGCCCTGTCGGGCAAAGCAAAGGGAAGCGACGAGACCGGCTATGCCGCCGCCGACAATTGCCACGGTTTTCGTGGACATGGTGATAATCCGATCGCTGGCGCGTCGCTGAGCGCCGCTCAGGCCGCCTTGACGTGAAAGACGCAGCCTGCGGGGTTGGTCTCAGTTGCCTTCAGGCTGCTGTTATAACGATAAAGCGTTGAGCAGTAGGGGCAGACCTTCTCGGTGTCATGGCCAAGATCGATGAAGATATGGGGATGATCGAAAGGAACGGACGCGCCGGTGCACATGAATTCCTTGACGCCGATTTCGACAAGCCGATGTCCGCCGTCGTTCTGGAAATGAGGAATGGAATGACCGGCCATGTCTATGCTCCGAATGCCTTGTTGCCCAGCTTCCAAGGCCTGTAAGGTCCGGAAACTCAACTGAAGATGAAACGTTTATGGCGCGTTATCCGCATTTCTGCCGTCGCCATGCACCGCGATTGGGTTGGGACGGACATTAGCCGCCTTTTTTTGAAATGGGTAGAGCCAATGCAGGGCGCTGCTGATTGTTTTTACAGAATTGGCGGGGCTTTTGTTGGGGGCATGGGAAGATTAAAGTCTTGAACCTTGCAGGGGTTACGACTTATTCATCAGGGTCTATGGACCGCAGCCCTTGCCTTGATCGACTATCAACTGGACCGATTGTGATGAATTTGAACGCTCCCGCTTTTTCCCGCTTTCGCCATGACGGTCTGGAGATCGCCTATTTCGATGAGGGCGATCCGTCTGGCCCGGCAGTTCTGCTGATCCACGGGTTTGCCTCCAGCGCCCTGGTCAATTGGGTGCATCCTGGCTGGTTGAAAACGCTGGGCGATGCCGGTTACCGGGTCATTGCACTTGATAATCGTGGCCACGGTCAGAGCGACAAGCCGCATGAAGCGGAAGTCTATCACCCTGAAAACATGGCAGCGGATGCCGCAGCCTTGCTCGATCATCTTGGTGTGGCTGAAGCACATGTCATGGGATATTCGATGGGCGCGCGGATTTCGGCTTTTATGGCGCTGGATTTTCCGCAGCGGGTCCGCTCGCTGGTGTTTGGCGGGCTTGGCATCGGCATATCCACCGGGGTCGGCGACTGGGATCCGATTGCCGATGCGCTGCTGGCGCCTTCGCTTGATGATGTGACCCATGAGCGCGGACGGATGTTTCGCGCCTTTGCCGAGCAGACCCGCAGCGACAGGCTGGCGCTTGCCGCCTGTATTTCCACGTCGCGCGATCTGGTGTCCGCAGCCGAGCTTGCCACAATCACCATGCCTGTCCTGATCGGCGTCGGCACAGTGGATGATATTGCCGGATCACCCCAGGAATTGGCGGCGCTGATGCCCAATGCCCGCGCACTCGATATTCCCAAGCGCGACCATATGCTGGCGGTTGGTGACAGGGTGTTTAAACAGGCCGTCCTAGAATTCTACGCCGAGCTGGATGGAAGATAAAGGTTTTCACTCTCCGGTAAAGATCGGTTGGCGTTTTTCGCGAAAGGCCGTGCGGCCTTCGCGATAGTCGGCGCTTTCGAACGTGGTTGAGCCGAGAACAGCGGCCTCGCTCAGCAGGCTGTCGTCCTGGCTTTCTGTTGCCCGCAGCGCCAGCTTGGCAGCGTGGATAGACAGCGGCGCATTGGCAGCGATGGTTTCTGCTAGCGAAAAGGCAGCACCATCAAGTGCTTGGGGGGCGACGAGATCGCCCAGAAAGCCGCAGGTCAACAGAGCGGCGGCAGGGAATGCCTGGCTAGTAAACAGCGCCCGTCGGGCGATCTGGCTGCCCAGCGTTCTGCTGAGATCGGCTACGGCATCTGCGGGATAGGCCAGGCCAAGCCGGGCCGCAGGTATGGCGAAGATTGCGGTGTCGTCGGCGATCCTGAGATCGGCAGCGGCGGCAAGCCCGAAGGCTCCACCATAGCAAACCCCGCGCAGCGAAGCGATGACAGGCACCCGCGCTTCCCGAATGGCCGAGAAAGCCGCACTATTGTCTGCCTCGTAAATCCGGGCCTGACGGCTGTCATTGCGCACGGCGTCGAATTCGGAAATGTCGGCACCGGCGCTGAAATCCGTCTGGCCGCCGCCTGTCATGACGATGCAGTGAACCCCGGCCTCGGCAATCAGCCAGTCCAGTGCCGGTGGAATGGCGCGCCACATGGCTTGGGTAATCGCATTCTTGCGTGTCGGATTGTCGATAATCAGCGCGCCAATGCCATTTTGTCCGGCCACTCGAATGCCGTTATCCGCAAAGGTCCGCGCTTTTTTCATCTCATGCCCCCATCTGGTCTGATCGAGAGATCATCTATATAATGGAGGATGAACGCCAATGAGGAGATTGCAATGGCTGTCATGCACGATCTTGCTATGCGCGAGATGATCAAGCCTATGGACCCGATCTGGGACAGCATGCGCCAGGAGGCGCGCAGCGCCGCCGAGCATGATCCGCTTCTGGCGGCCTTCCTCTATTCCACCGTGCTGAACCACCGTTCGCTGGAGGACAGCGTCATCTACCGGATCTGTGAACGGCTTGATCATGCCGACCTGCAATCCAGTCTTTTGCGCCAGACCTTCGAGGAAATGCTGAGCGATTGGCCGGAATGGGGTACGGTGTTGCGCGTCGATATTCAGGCCTATTATGATCGAGACCCTGCCTGCCTGCGCTTTATCGAGCCCGTGCTGTATTTCAAAGGGTTTCACGCGATCCAGACCCATCGGCTGGCAAACTGGCTTTGGAACAAGGGCAGGCGCGATTTTGCCCTCTATTTGCAAAGCCGGTCCTCCAGTGTCTTTCAGACGGATATCAATCCGGCGGCGCACATCGGCAAGGGGATCTTTTTGGATCACGCAACAGGTCTGGTGGTCGGCGAGACAGCACGGATCGGCGATAATGTTTCTATATTGCACGGAGTGACCCTGGGCGGAACCGGCAAGGAAGGGGCAGATCGCCATCCCAAGATTGGCAATGGTGTTCTGATCGGCGCGGGCGCCAAGGTGCTGGGCAATATCGAGATCGGCTGCTGCTCACGCGTGGCCGCAGGTTCTGTGGTGCTGAAGCCCGTACCGGCTGGCAAGACCGTGGCTGGTGTGCCGGCCAGGGTGGTGGGCGAGGCGGGCTGTGCTGAACCGGCCCGCTCAATGAATCAGGTGGTGTCCGAGGAAGGCTGATGTCATGCGGCGTCCCAACACGGTCGCAACCGTCAATCGTTTTCTAGACGAGGTGCCTGGGCTCCGAACCAGACGACATCCGGGGCCGCTCCGGTTGGCTTTCACGATTTGACCAGTTGGATGATTTTTTAGTGAACCGATTCCGCTTCCAGCAATTATCCCTTAAAAGCAGAGGCGGATCGATATTCGCGGCTTTACACAGCTGTTTGGCCCATGCGACAAGCAGGCCGCCGAAGCATGGTTCGTGCGGTTTGTCAGTCACTGCCATGCTGGAATTTTGAGAGCGCTGCGGCATCATGGCCGGATCGAAGGTTCGTGCTGCGCAGACAATCCATGGAGATTTTTGTGAAAGCAGACGAAATCAAGAAGCTTGACGCTTATTTCAAGCGGACTTTCAACCCGACGATGGCTGTAAAGGCGCGCCCGCGCAAGGATGACTCGGCAGAAGTGTATGTGGGCGAAGAGTTTCTCGGTGTTGTCTTCAAGGATGACGAGGACGGCGATCTGTCCTACAATTTCTCGATGGCCATTCTGGATGTCGATCTTTGATCCTAGGTTGCATTCATAAGGGATGCATTTATTGATATTTGATAATGAAGGGCGACCGCGTATGGGGTCGCCCTTTTTTGTTATTGATAAAATACAACTTTTTGGCGATGACGCACTGCACAAATTGACTTGACCAATTTTAGCAATCTGTCCTATGGTTTGGGACAGCAGAGGAAAAAGGAGTGCTGTTATGTTGAATTTCGAAGACGTGAACAAAAAGAGCAAAGAAGCCGTCGATACGATGGTGAAGAATTATTCCGAGGTTGCCAAGGGCATGCAGTCGATCGCCGCTGAAGCCCAGGATTACTCGAAAAAGTCCTTCCAGGATCTGGCCGGTTTCATGGAGCAGCTGACCGCTGCCCGCAGCATCGAAACCGTTTTCGAGTTGCAGACGAAATATGCGAAGAGCTCCTACGAAACCTTCGTGTCGGAAGCCACCAAGATCACCGAAATGTATGCTGATCTGGCCAAGACCGCATATAAGCCTTATGAGGCTCCGATTGCCAAGGCTTCGAAAGCGGCGTCCGCCGCGACGGCTGCCTGATCATTTTTTATTGATGTCGCTGCAAACGGCCGTCCTGTGGGACGGCCGTTTTTCGTTGGTACTTCCCAAGCAGCCCAGGTTTGGCAGCGCATGTCCATGCTCAGTCTTGTGGTCAGCCTGGGGCATTGCTGGGGAGACAATATGATGATCTGGTGGTAATCTCAGCTGGAATTGAACGTGCTGCGATTGCTGGTCTGGAAAACGCGGGTAAGGCACTTATCTTTAGGCCTGTTGCGTCGGTATCGGGACTTGTCCGGGGTGCCTTTTTGAGGCCGGACACGCAATTCTCTTTGCAGTGCGTATCTATGGGCTTAAAATCGATGAGAAATGGACTACCTTAATGAATCTGTGAGGTCTGGCGGGATTCGCCTTTTGCGATGAAGCGGCCGGAACTCGGGAGAATGGATGGAAATGATCGCGCAACCGATCGTCATGCAAGCGCAGGGTAACAACGACGGACCAAACAGGGGCACGTCGGTTATCACGCGCACGAAGCCGAAAACCAAGAAGCCCAATTTATATCGCGTTCTGCTGCTAAATGATGACTATACGCCGATGGAGTTCGTCATCCATATTCTGGAGCGTTTCTTCCAAAAGGACAGGGAAGCGGCAACCCTCGTCATGCTGCACGTACACAACCACGGGGTAGGGGAATGCGGCGTCTTCACCTATGAAGTCGCCGAAACCAAGGTAAGCCAAGTTATGGACTTCGCGCGGCAGCACGAGCATCCGCTGCAATGCGTCATGGAAAAGAAATGAGGATCTGACCGTGCCAACATTTTCTCCGAGCCTGGAAAAGGCGCTGCATCAGGCACTGACTTTTGCCAATGAGCGCCACCACGAATACGCAACGCTTGAACATTTGCTGATGGCACTGATCGATGATGCCGATGCCGCCGCTGTGATGGGCGCCTGCAATGTGAACCTCGATACGCTGCGCAAGACCGTGAGCGATTACGTCGATAATGAGCTGGCCAATCTTGTGACCGGCTATGATGAGGATTCCAAACCCACCTCCGGCTTCCAGCGGGTCATCCAGCGGGCTGTCATCCATGTCCAGTCTTCCGGTCGGGAAGAAGTGACGGGTGCCAATGTTCTGGTGGCGATCTTTGCCGAGCGTGAAAGCCATGCGGCTTACTTCCTGCAAGAACAGGAAATGACCCGCTATGATGCCGTCAACTATATTTCCCACGGTATTGGCAAGCGGCCTGGCACGTCTCAACCTCGTCCACCGCGCGGTGTCGAGGAAGAGAGTGAAGCCAGCCAGAAGCCGCCGCGTGAGCAGGAGGAAGGTCCGGCCAAGAAGCAGCCGGAAGCCCTCAAGGCCTATTGCGTCAACCTCAATGAAAAGGCCAAGACCGGCCGCATCGATCCGCTGATCGGCCGTCACGACGAGGTCAACCGTACCATTCAGGTCCTGTGCCGCCGCTCAAAAAACAATCCGCTCTATGTCGGCGATCCCGGCGTCGGCAAGACGGCAATTGCCGAAGGCCTTGCCAAGCGGATCGTTGAAGGCAAGGTGCCTGAGGCACTGGCCGATGCGACGATCTTCTCGCTCGACATGGGCACGCTTCTGGCCGGTACTCGCTATCGCGGTGATTTCGAGGAACGCTTGAAGCAGGTGGTCAAGGAGCTGGAAGACTACCCGGGCGCCGTGCTGTTCATCGATGAAATTCATACGGTGATCGGAGCCGGGGCAACCTCCGGCGGGGCGATGGATGCTTCCAACCTGTTGAAGCCTGCCTTGTCGTCTGGCGCGATCCGCTGCATCGGTTCGACCACCTATAAGGAATATCGGCAGTTCTTCGAGAAGGATCGGGCGCTGGTGCGCCGGTTCCAGAAGATCGATGTCAACGAGCCGTCGATCGATGATGCCATCGAGATCATGAAGGGCTTGAAGCCCTATTTCGAGGAATATCACAAGCTGCGTTACACCAACGAGGCGATCAAGACGGCTGTCGAGCTTTCGGCCCGCTATATCAGCGATCGCAAGCTGCCGGACAAGGCCATCGACGTGATCGATGAGACGGGTGCCGCGCAAATGCTGCTGCCTGCCTCGCGTCGCCGCAAGCTGATCACCGAGAAGGAAATCGAAGTCACCATCGCGACGATGGCGCGGATTCCGGCCAAGACCGTGTCCAAGGACGATGAGTTGGTTCTTGCCAATCTCGACAAGGAACTGCGCTCGGTCGTTTACGGTCAGGACGATGCCATCGAAGCGCTATCGACGGCGATCAAGCTGGCCCGGGCAGGGCTGCGTGAACCCAATAAGCCGATTGGCTCCTACGTCTTCTCCGGTCCGACAGGCGTCGGCAAGACCGAGGTTGCCAAGCAATTGGCTGCGTCGCTTGGCGTGGAAATGCTGCGCTTCGATATGTCTGAATATATGGAGCGTCACACGGTGTCGCGTCTGCTGGGTGCCCCTCCCGGCTATGTCGGCTTCGATCAGGGTGGCCTGCTGACTGATGGTGTCGATCAGCATCCGCATTGCGTCGTGCTGCTGGACGAAATCGAAAAGGCCCATCCTGACATCTACAACATTCTGTTGCAGGTCATGGACCATGGCTCGCTGACCGACCATAACGGCAAGAAGATCGACTTCCGCAATGTGATCCTGATCATGACCACCAATGCGGGCGCATCGGAAATGGCCAAGTCGGCGATCGGCTTTGGATCTTCAAAGCGCAGCGGTGAGGATGAAGAGGCGATCAATCGTCTGTTCACCCCGGAATTCCGCAATCGTCTGGATGCGATCATTCCGTTCGCCCCGCTGCCAAGCGAAGTGATCCACAAGGTCGTGCAGAAGTTTGTCATGCAGCTGGAAGCCCAGCTTTCGGAACGTGGCATCACGTTCGACCTGTCGGAACCCGCTGTCGCCTGGTTGGCGACGCGTGGCTATGACGAGAAAATGGGCGCCCGGCCGCTTGGCCGCGTCATTCAGGAGCATATCAAGAAGCCATTGGCCAATGAGATCCTGTTTGGCAAGCTAAAGAAGGGCGGCATCGTTAAGGTCGGCACTGTCACCAAGGATGGCGAGGAGCAGCTATCCTTGGACTGCGTGGCCGATGTGGCGCCGGTCAAGCCGAAGAAGGAAGCCGAAATTGCCGCCGTTGTGCCTGACGATGGCGAGGTCATCGCCAAGCCGCGTTCCAAGGCAAAAAAAGTCGCCAAGGCTGAGCCGGAAGTCGAGGCCTTGAAGGAGACCAAGCCGGTGGCCAAGAAAACCACGGTTCCAAAGGTGCCGAAAAAGAAGTAATTCTTTTGGAAGAACGGTCAAATTTTTGACAGCATCAATGCCGGGCAGTTTGCCCGGCATTGTCATGAGCGGAAGCGCTGATTTTTCAACGCAATGCGCTGTAACGCTTCGACTTTTGCTGGAAATCTTATGTCATCTCTCCTCCTTGCCGACCGCAGCCAGTTGCGCTGGTTCTTCACGGGCATGCGCGGCCTTTTCAGCCTGCCGGCGATTATTCTCATGGTATCGTTTGTCGGCTTCAGCGCCTTCGCATTGCAAAGCGGCGTCAGCCGCAATGAAGCGATGTTCATGACCGTGATCATCTGGGCCTTGCCTGCCAAGATGATCCTGATCGGCATGATGTCGAGTGGAGCCAATCTGCTGGCCTGTTTTCTGGCCGTGTCGCTCTCCTCGATCCGGATGATGCCGATGGTTGCCTCGCTGGTGCCGGAAATGCGCAGCCAACGCACCCCGACCTGGCTCCTGCTGTTTCTGTCGCATTTCGTCGCCATTACCGCCTGGGTCTATGCGATGGGCAATCTGAAGACCGTGCCACGGGAAGGGCGGGTGGCGTTTTTCGCAGGATTCGGCCTGACTTTGGTGGCGGTCAACACCATTCTGGTCGGTGTGTGCTATGGCCTTGTCTCCAGCCTGCCGCCGCT
This region of Agrobacterium vitis genomic DNA includes:
- a CDS encoding cystathionine beta-lyase, giving the protein MSDKEDWLTSAGTNTKLCHIGHDPSSYHGFVNPPIVKASTVLFPTAESMETRTQKYTYGTRGTPTTDALCDAIDVLEGAAGTIILPSGLAAITVPFLAFLSPGDHALIVDSVYDPARHFCDTMLTRMGVEVEYYDPAIGAGLASLMRANTKLVHAEAPGSNTFEMQDIRLLADIAHSHGAVVSMDNTWATPLYFRPLDFGVDISMQAATKYPAGHSDILMGTVSANAACWPRLKAANGAMGLCGSAEDSYMVLRGLRTMAVRLAHHDRSARAVAEWLETRDDVARVLHPALPSFPGHDIWKRDFKGASGIFSFVLAESDPAQFKRKAHAFLDALQIFGLGWSWGGYESLAVLANVGDRVVTKPPTDGPLIRLQIGLEDVADLQADLERGFAAAATA
- the cysE gene encoding serine O-acetyltransferase encodes the protein MAVMHDLAMREMIKPMDPIWDSMRQEARSAAEHDPLLAAFLYSTVLNHRSLEDSVIYRICERLDHADLQSSLLRQTFEEMLSDWPEWGTVLRVDIQAYYDRDPACLRFIEPVLYFKGFHAIQTHRLANWLWNKGRRDFALYLQSRSSSVFQTDINPAAHIGKGIFLDHATGLVVGETARIGDNVSILHGVTLGGTGKEGADRHPKIGNGVLIGAGAKVLGNIEIGCCSRVAAGSVVLKPVPAGKTVAGVPARVVGEAGCAEPARSMNQVVSEEG
- a CDS encoding FAD-dependent monooxygenase gives rise to the protein MSTKTVAIVGGGIAGLVASLCFARQGIASRIFEKSPQLLEVGAGLQLTPNVTWILDELGVLENLRTRWHEPDVVALASGISLKRLCNVPVGAHAKSRWQAPYGVLHRATLQQALLEAVAQNPLCSLTLDQRVESPDAQILRDPQTGERPDLLIAADGVWSRLRNFVAGGPDVSFSGSIAWRVALPQAEAPAFLDRQSVTAFLGPNAHMVTYPLRDTDSINIVAIGAGVDPGEGWAAQTQESQALLLERAFKGWNSEICTMLANAKGNMTFWPLFQAGNGRWHNDKDLVLIGDAAHAMLPFSAQGAAMAIEDAFELADLVSSRSIPQALAAYEASRQKRVSAVRKRGAINKFAYHAKGPLQIGRDVLLSLRSSDSFARDLDWLYGYRPFSRSGRPETFR
- a CDS encoding alpha/beta fold hydrolase produces the protein MNLNAPAFSRFRHDGLEIAYFDEGDPSGPAVLLIHGFASSALVNWVHPGWLKTLGDAGYRVIALDNRGHGQSDKPHEAEVYHPENMAADAAALLDHLGVAEAHVMGYSMGARISAFMALDFPQRVRSLVFGGLGIGISTGVGDWDPIADALLAPSLDDVTHERGRMFRAFAEQTRSDRLALAACISTSRDLVSAAELATITMPVLIGVGTVDDIAGSPQELAALMPNARALDIPKRDHMLAVGDRVFKQAVLEFYAELDGR
- a CDS encoding phasin family protein, which translates into the protein MLNFEDVNKKSKEAVDTMVKNYSEVAKGMQSIAAEAQDYSKKSFQDLAGFMEQLTAARSIETVFELQTKYAKSSYETFVSEATKITEMYADLAKTAYKPYEAPIAKASKAASAATAA
- a CDS encoding AzlC family ABC transporter permease, translating into MSSLLLADRSQLRWFFTGMRGLFSLPAIILMVSFVGFSAFALQSGVSRNEAMFMTVIIWALPAKMILIGMMSSGANLLACFLAVSLSSIRMMPMVASLVPEMRSQRTPTWLLLFLSHFVAITAWVYAMGNLKTVPREGRVAFFAGFGLTLVAVNTILVGVCYGLVSSLPPLVAGLLFFLTPVYFVASIWATGKQRVVKIAFVIGIVSGPLLALAVPGFDILIAGLGGGTIAYLIDRQIRRRSHEPSDIRPVENLSEEL
- a CDS encoding DUF3126 family protein, which produces MKADEIKKLDAYFKRTFNPTMAVKARPRKDDSAEVYVGEEFLGVVFKDDEDGDLSYNFSMAILDVDL
- a CDS encoding enoyl-CoA hydratase-related protein codes for the protein MKKARTFADNGIRVAGQNGIGALIIDNPTRKNAITQAMWRAIPPALDWLIAEAGVHCIVMTGGGQTDFSAGADISEFDAVRNDSRQARIYEADNSAAFSAIREARVPVIASLRGVCYGGAFGLAAAADLRIADDTAIFAIPAARLGLAYPADAVADLSRTLGSQIARRALFTSQAFPAAALLTCGFLGDLVAPQALDGAAFSLAETIAANAPLSIHAAKLALRATESQDDSLLSEAAVLGSTTFESADYREGRTAFREKRQPIFTGE
- the clpS gene encoding ATP-dependent Clp protease adapter ClpS — protein: MIAQPIVMQAQGNNDGPNRGTSVITRTKPKTKKPNLYRVLLLNDDYTPMEFVIHILERFFQKDREAATLVMLHVHNHGVGECGVFTYEVAETKVSQVMDFARQHEHPLQCVMEKK
- a CDS encoding zinc-finger domain-containing protein; the encoded protein is MAGHSIPHFQNDGGHRLVEIGVKEFMCTGASVPFDHPHIFIDLGHDTEKVCPYCSTLYRYNSSLKATETNPAGCVFHVKAA
- the clpA gene encoding ATP-dependent Clp protease ATP-binding subunit ClpA; this encodes MPTFSPSLEKALHQALTFANERHHEYATLEHLLMALIDDADAAAVMGACNVNLDTLRKTVSDYVDNELANLVTGYDEDSKPTSGFQRVIQRAVIHVQSSGREEVTGANVLVAIFAERESHAAYFLQEQEMTRYDAVNYISHGIGKRPGTSQPRPPRGVEEESEASQKPPREQEEGPAKKQPEALKAYCVNLNEKAKTGRIDPLIGRHDEVNRTIQVLCRRSKNNPLYVGDPGVGKTAIAEGLAKRIVEGKVPEALADATIFSLDMGTLLAGTRYRGDFEERLKQVVKELEDYPGAVLFIDEIHTVIGAGATSGGAMDASNLLKPALSSGAIRCIGSTTYKEYRQFFEKDRALVRRFQKIDVNEPSIDDAIEIMKGLKPYFEEYHKLRYTNEAIKTAVELSARYISDRKLPDKAIDVIDETGAAQMLLPASRRRKLITEKEIEVTIATMARIPAKTVSKDDELVLANLDKELRSVVYGQDDAIEALSTAIKLARAGLREPNKPIGSYVFSGPTGVGKTEVAKQLAASLGVEMLRFDMSEYMERHTVSRLLGAPPGYVGFDQGGLLTDGVDQHPHCVVLLDEIEKAHPDIYNILLQVMDHGSLTDHNGKKIDFRNVILIMTTNAGASEMAKSAIGFGSSKRSGEDEEAINRLFTPEFRNRLDAIIPFAPLPSEVIHKVVQKFVMQLEAQLSERGITFDLSEPAVAWLATRGYDEKMGARPLGRVIQEHIKKPLANEILFGKLKKGGIVKVGTVTKDGEEQLSLDCVADVAPVKPKKEAEIAAVVPDDGEVIAKPRSKAKKVAKAEPEVEALKETKPVAKKTTVPKVPKKK